ACCTATTCAAAAAAAGGAGAAGTTATTTTTCACGCACTGTACTCAAGAGGACAACAAACAAAAGTGCTGGTATCACGCAGCGACATTGAAAAAGTTGATCCCTGGGATAAAAATTAATTTATCAAAATAATTGCACACCCATCAAACAAATATCATCTGTTTGATCAAAACCTTTTTTCCATCTTCTATACTCTTCAGTAAGAATCATTTTTTGTTCTGACCCGGTACGTTGTGAAACTGATTTCAATAAGGTGTGAAGTCGGCTGCTGCCAAATTTTTTTCCGCCTGTGCGCAGAGAATTTCCACCAAACTGATCCTGAAATCCATCAGAACCAAGATATATCCATGCTCCGGGTTCAATGATGATACTGTGCTCTTCAAAACTTCTGTAATTCTCCAATTGCCAACCTCCTAATGGATAACGGTTACCGTTCAGTACATAACTGCTTTTGTCCTGAATTACCAATAGTTTTCGATTAGCACCACAATACGTGAGTTCTTTTGTTTCAGGATTGTAAGCGCAAAATGAAATATCAATCCAATCATTCGTTGTGTGAACAGCGCCGTCAAAATCAAATGATTCAATGAATTTATAATCTACTTTTTTTAAAATTTCTGATGGTGATTCCAGATCTGCATTATACAAAGCATACGACAAGAGGGAATATCCAAGAATAGATAACATAGCTGCCGGCACACCATGTCCCGTACAGTCAGCGCAGGCAAAAAATAATTTTCCGTTTTTTCACCAATCCAGTAAAAATCACCGCTGACATGATTGCGCGGTTCGTACATCAAAAAACTGTCCGAAAAAATTCGGCTGAAATGACGATCACGGGGCATTAATCCTCTTTGTAAAATACCCGCATAATGCAATTCATCATGATGTTCTTTAACGGCTATTTCATTGTTCCTAATCGTTCGCAATAATTCTTTTACATCTTTCATACTCATACCATCTCAATTTGTGTGATTTGCTTCAAGGCAATTTCTGCTTAAAAAAAGTCTGTTTTATCTAATACAAAGAGACAAGAATCATGTATGTTGAATATTAAAATGATCAGAAGAATTGGTTAAATAATCAGACAAAATAATTCATCTTGCAAACGTTTAATTCAAGAATATAGGAAGTTTCAAAATTCATCTGAAAAAATAAATTCCTCTACAGGTGATAGTTGGTAAGTTCTGACTAGCACATTTAAAAGCTGGTCATGAATAATTAATTTTGAATATAAAATAACAAGATGACACATCAAAACGTCAGTTTAAAACCTTATAACACGTTCGGTATGGACGTTAACGCAGCCGTGTTTGCGGCATTTCAAACCGTGCATGAATTGAAGTGGATGCTAAGCCAACCTGAATTTAAAAAACTTCCTCTTTTAATTTTAGGAGGCGGAAGTAATGTATTGCTGACAAAAAATTTTCCCGGGCTTGTACTTAAAAATGATTTGAAAGGAATTGAAATTGTAAAACAAGAAGATGACACTGTTTTCATCAAAGCATCCGGTGGAGAGAACTGGCATGACCTTGTACTTTTTTGCATTGAAAAAGGTTTTGGCGGAATAGAAAACATGTCACTCATTCCGGGCAGTGTGGGGGCAGCACCCATGCAAAACATTGGAGCCTATGGGGTTGAAATCAAAGATGTTTTTCATGAACTAACAGCACTTGAAATATCAAGTCAGCAAGAGCGCGTTTTTACAAAAGATGATTGTCATTTTGGATACCGAGAAAGTATTTTCAAACATGAATTAAAAGGCTTGTATATTATTTTGGATGTCACGTTGAAACTAACTACCAAGCCGATTTTGAATACCACATACGGTGCAATAAAAGATGAATTGACAAAAGCCGGCATCAGTCAACCTTCCCTGCGAGATGTGAGCAATGCCGTAGTTGCCATCAGAAAAAGTAAATTGCCTGACCCAAAAGAATTGGGAAACTCAGGAAGTTTTTTTAAAAATCCCGTGGTGCTCAAGGCGCAATATGAAAATCTCAAAAAAAATTACCCGGATATACCTGGGTATCCTGAAGGTGAATTTCACACCAAACTGGCGGCAGGTTGGTTAATTGAGCAAGCCGGATGGAAAGGAAAAACCACAGGGCATTGCGGCGTACATAAAAATCAAGCACTGGTACTTGTGAACTACGGCGGCGCAACCGGTTCAGAAATTTTTAATTTATCCGAAGAAATTCTTCAGTCAGTGAAAGAAAAATTTGGAGTTGAACTGGAGAGAGAAGTGAATATTATTTAGCACCTAGGCAACTCAGCTTTTTCTGTCCTCTGTTTGATACTAAAATACCGATAATGAAGTATCTTTGGCACCAATTAGTATAATCCAACGCTTATGATTCAAATTACACATGACAGCATTAATCTAGCTTTAGATAAAATTGATAATCTTAGTGATGAACAATTAGATCAGCTCATTACCACCTATGGTGAACAACAAGAGGATTTGTTGAACTATGTATTGCAGGCAGGTATTGACTTTGACAATGAAGAAATTAATACCTATAGCATTTATTACTTTGTTGTTTTGTATGAAAGTTTTCTGCAACAAGGTCTGCATCCTGAAAAAATAACAGAAGATCAAATCAACGATTTTCAAGATCCTTTTCTTGAAGCATTAGATGCTATAAATTCAAAAGATAATCACAAACCTCTGCAAGAACTAATTGGTCAGGTTGCGCTACAAGAGTTTATTGTTGAAGATCTTGAAGCAGAAGATGAAGACGGCAGCACACTAGATGAAGAAATGCGATCACAACTTTTTATCGTTTCATCTGCCATCATTGGCTTACTGAATGAAGCTGTTTAGCGCTATGGAATCAAAACTAAGCCCACGTGAAATCATAGAAAAAATGATGAGTCAAGACAACATGAGTCGCTGGCTTGGAATTGAAATTCTCAGTTATAATCCCGGAGCTGTCAGTCTGCGCATGCAAGTGCGTGATGAAATGTGTAATGGATTTGGTGTAACACACGGTGGCATCACCTATTCTCTGGCAGACAGCGCCCTGGCTTTTTCTGCAAATAGTTACGGTATTCAATCCATGTCTATTGAAACCAGTATCTCGCACATGAAAAGTGTTCATACCGGTGACACACTTATCGTAAACACAAAACAACTTGTACTTACACGCAAAACCGGCGTGTTTGAAATGGAAGTCTTTAATCAGAATAACGTAATGGTAGCACATTTTAAAGGAACTGTTTATCGTTCTGATAAAGTTTGGGAGTGAGTAGATGATTAAAAAAATAGGAGTAAAAACATAAGATAATTTTGTCTCATGCTGGATAACCTGAAAGGAAAAAAAATAATTCTTGCTTCTAAATCGCCACGTCGTCAAGAACTTCTACGCGGACTTGGAATTGAATTTGAAGTGCGCACACGAGATATTCCGGAAGATTACCCTGCATCCATGGCTGCAGAAGACATTCCGGTTTTTCTGGCAGAAAAAAAAGCACTTGATTTTTTAAATGACCTCGCTGACAATGAAATTCTCATCACGGCAGATACCATCGTTATTCATCAGCAAAATATACTTGAAAAACCTTTGGATAAAAATCATGCGCATGCCATGTTGCGCAAGCTGGCTGATTCAGAACATACCGTAGTTACCGGAGTTTGTTGTATGAGCAAAACAAAAAAAATAACTTTCTCAGATAAAACAAAAGTCTATTTTGGTCCGCTGACCGATGCAGAAATTGATTATTATATTGAACATTACAAACCCTATGACAAAGCCGGTTCATACGGTGCGCAAGATTGGATAGGCCTCACCGCCATTCACCGTTTGAAAGGTTCA
This genomic stretch from Crocinitomicaceae bacterium harbors:
- a CDS encoding SpoIIE family protein phosphatase produces the protein MPAAMLSILGYSLLSYALYNADLESPSEILKKVDYKFIESFDFDGAVHTTNDWIDISFCAYNPETKELTYCGANRKLLVIQDKSSYVLNGNRYPLGGWQLENYRSFEEHSIIIEPGAWIYLGSDGFQDQFGGNSLRTGGKKFGSSRLHTLLKSVSQRTGSEQKMILTEEYRRWKKGFDQTDDICLMGVQLF
- the murB gene encoding UDP-N-acetylmuramate dehydrogenase, which produces MTHQNVSLKPYNTFGMDVNAAVFAAFQTVHELKWMLSQPEFKKLPLLILGGGSNVLLTKNFPGLVLKNDLKGIEIVKQEDDTVFIKASGGENWHDLVLFCIEKGFGGIENMSLIPGSVGAAPMQNIGAYGVEIKDVFHELTALEISSQQERVFTKDDCHFGYRESIFKHELKGLYIILDVTLKLTTKPILNTTYGAIKDELTKAGISQPSLRDVSNAVVAIRKSKLPDPKELGNSGSFFKNPVVLKAQYENLKKNYPDIPGYPEGEFHTKLAAGWLIEQAGWKGKTTGHCGVHKNQALVLVNYGGATGSEIFNLSEEILQSVKEKFGVELEREVNII
- a CDS encoding hotdog fold thioesterase; protein product: MESKLSPREIIEKMMSQDNMSRWLGIEILSYNPGAVSLRMQVRDEMCNGFGVTHGGITYSLADSALAFSANSYGIQSMSIETSISHMKSVHTGDTLIVNTKQLVLTRKTGVFEMEVFNQNNVMVAHFKGTVYRSDKVWE
- the maf gene encoding septum formation protein Maf is translated as MLDNLKGKKIILASKSPRRQELLRGLGIEFEVRTRDIPEDYPASMAAEDIPVFLAEKKALDFLNDLADNEILITADTIVIHQQNILEKPLDKNHAHAMLRKLADSEHTVVTGVCCMSKTKKITFSDKTKVYFGPLTDAEIDYYIEHYKPYDKAGSYGAQDWIGLTAIHRLKGSYFNVMGLPTHRLYDELKKF